One Chordicoccus furentiruminis DNA window includes the following coding sequences:
- the nudC gene encoding NAD(+) diphosphatase, whose protein sequence is MIQDIEPSKLTNTWRPDMHPEADSPVCMIRSGCIAVRRGDLSDTRDAAHAQLPDPDVSLPLYRDCNPAAGYIYLFSIDDTPWFLAEEAPDLLPDGFLYESVRALRRADAAPKSFVFGAVTALQLARWYRDNRFCGTCGSRTRLSHTERAIVCPKCGRIIYPRIIPAVIVGVTDGDRLLHTRYVRSRKLPYYALVAGFTEIGETLEQTVAREVMEETGLRVKNIRYFASQPWGVVDDLLAGFYCDVDGDTTIRLERSELSEAVWIERKKIVGQPNDFSLTNHMMMTFRDGKEPR, encoded by the coding sequence ATGATTCAGGATATTGAGCCGTCAAAACTCACCAACACATGGCGTCCGGACATGCACCCGGAGGCGGACAGCCCTGTCTGCATGATCCGCAGCGGCTGCATCGCCGTCAGACGGGGCGACCTGTCCGACACCCGGGACGCCGCCCACGCGCAGCTTCCGGATCCGGACGTCTCGCTGCCGCTCTACCGCGACTGTAATCCGGCCGCCGGCTACATCTATCTCTTCTCCATCGACGATACGCCCTGGTTCCTCGCGGAGGAAGCGCCCGATCTTCTCCCGGACGGTTTTCTGTACGAATCCGTCCGCGCCCTGCGCCGCGCGGACGCCGCTCCGAAGTCTTTCGTTTTCGGCGCCGTAACCGCGCTGCAGCTCGCACGCTGGTACCGCGACAACCGGTTCTGCGGCACCTGTGGCTCGCGCACGCGCCTCTCTCACACCGAACGGGCCATCGTCTGCCCGAAGTGCGGCCGGATCATCTACCCCCGGATCATCCCGGCCGTCATCGTCGGCGTGACGGACGGAGACCGCCTTCTACACACCCGGTATGTCCGTTCCCGGAAACTGCCGTATTACGCGCTGGTGGCCGGCTTCACGGAAATCGGCGAGACGCTGGAGCAGACAGTGGCGCGCGAAGTGATGGAGGAAACCGGCCTCCGGGTAAAAAACATCCGCTACTTCGCCTCTCAGCCATGGGGCGTCGTGGATGATCTGCTCGCCGGCTTCTACTGCGACGTGGACGGCGACACCACGATCCGTCTCGAACGGAGCGAGCTGTCCGAGGCGGTCTGGATCGAACGAAAAAAAATCGTCGGCCAGCCCAACGATTTTTCACTCACAAACCATATGATGATGACATTCCGGGACGGGAAGGAACCCCGCTGA
- a CDS encoding methionyl aminopeptidase translates to MKFTNPKLDRNEPCWCGSGRKYKQCHMAFDEKIRAAEMQGHEVPERRLLKTPEDIEGIRASAKINIAVLDEVASRIREGMSTEEIDRIVYETTKKMGGIPAPLNYEGFPKSVCTSLNDEVCHGIPSPDVILKDGDIINVDVSTICKGYFSDSSRMFCIGNVSPETRKLVEVARECVEIGVREVVPWHYLGDMGAAVHQHALENGYSIVRQIGGHGCGKEFHEDPWVGYTSMPGTGMLMVPGLCFTIEPMVNMGLDEIYEDDSNGWTIYTEDGKPSAQWEVQVVVTDTGCEVLAH, encoded by the coding sequence ATGAAATTTACCAATCCAAAACTGGACCGCAACGAACCGTGCTGGTGCGGAAGCGGAAGAAAGTATAAGCAGTGCCATATGGCCTTTGACGAGAAGATCCGGGCGGCGGAGATGCAGGGACATGAAGTGCCGGAACGAAGGCTTCTCAAGACGCCTGAGGATATCGAAGGAATCCGGGCCAGCGCGAAGATCAATATCGCCGTGCTCGACGAGGTGGCCTCCCGTATCCGTGAGGGGATGAGTACGGAGGAGATCGACCGGATCGTCTATGAGACGACGAAGAAGATGGGCGGCATCCCGGCGCCGCTGAACTATGAGGGATTTCCGAAGAGCGTCTGCACCTCGCTGAACGATGAGGTCTGCCACGGTATTCCTTCCCCGGACGTGATTCTGAAGGACGGCGATATCATCAATGTCGATGTGTCCACGATCTGCAAAGGTTATTTTTCCGACTCTTCCCGGATGTTCTGCATCGGAAACGTAAGTCCGGAGACGAGAAAGCTGGTAGAGGTCGCCCGCGAGTGCGTGGAGATCGGCGTACGCGAGGTCGTGCCGTGGCATTATCTCGGCGACATGGGCGCGGCCGTGCATCAGCATGCGCTGGAGAACGGCTACAGCATCGTCCGTCAGATCGGCGGTCACGGCTGCGGAAAGGAGTTTCATGAGGATCCGTGGGTCGGATACACCTCGATGCCCGGCACGGGGATGCTGATGGTTCCGGGACTCTGCTTCACGATCGAGCCGATGGTCAACATGGGACTGGACGAAATCTATGAGGACGACAGCAACGGCTGGACGATCTACACGGAGGACGGAAAGCCGTCCGCCCAGTGGGAGGTGCAGGTCGTCGTCACCGATACGGGCTGCGAGGTGCTCGCTCACTGA
- the larE gene encoding ATP-dependent sacrificial sulfur transferase LarE → MTNDLAEKYENLKASIRSMGSVAVAFSGGVDSTLLLRTAHDMLGSRAVAVTAVSASFPDRERKEAAAFCEKQGIRQYFVESEELDVDGFRENPANRCYLCKKALFSRVLKLAEEQGIDWVAEGSNMDDLGDYRPGLVAIRELGIRSPFREQGLGKAEIRAISKELGLPTWKKPSFACLASRFVYGEMITEPKLRMVDEAEQLIRDLGFPQVRVRIHGDLARIEVEPERVPELLAEPNRTAIAEGLKRAGFRYVTADLSGYRTGSMNETLSEEEKKANTL, encoded by the coding sequence ATGACAAACGACCTCGCTGAAAAATATGAAAATCTGAAAGCGTCGATCCGCTCTATGGGAAGCGTGGCGGTTGCCTTTTCCGGCGGCGTGGATTCCACGCTGCTCCTCCGTACGGCCCATGATATGCTCGGAAGCCGGGCGGTCGCGGTGACGGCCGTGTCAGCCTCCTTTCCGGACCGAGAGAGGAAGGAGGCGGCTGCATTCTGCGAAAAGCAGGGGATCCGCCAGTACTTCGTCGAGTCCGAAGAGCTGGACGTCGATGGTTTCCGGGAGAATCCGGCGAACCGCTGTTATCTCTGCAAGAAAGCACTGTTCAGCCGGGTGCTGAAGCTGGCGGAGGAGCAGGGAATCGACTGGGTGGCCGAAGGGTCGAACATGGATGATCTCGGCGATTACCGCCCCGGCCTCGTGGCGATCCGTGAGCTGGGAATCCGGAGTCCGTTCCGGGAGCAGGGTCTTGGCAAGGCAGAGATCCGGGCGATCTCAAAGGAGCTTGGGCTTCCGACGTGGAAGAAGCCGTCCTTTGCCTGCCTCGCATCGCGGTTTGTCTACGGCGAGATGATCACGGAGCCGAAGCTCAGAATGGTGGACGAGGCGGAGCAGCTGATCCGGGATCTCGGGTTTCCCCAGGTCCGCGTGCGGATTCACGGCGATCTGGCGAGGATTGAGGTGGAGCCTGAACGGGTGCCGGAGCTGCTCGCGGAACCGAACCGGACCGCGATTGCGGAAGGACTGAAGCGGGCCGGCTTCCGTTATGTGACGGCGGATCTTTCGGGATACCGGACGGGAAGCATGAATGAGACGCTCTCGGAGGAGGAGAAGAAGGCCAATACGCTTTGA
- a CDS encoding LicD family protein has product MVELKLKLPEHFLEEEVREDYTVPAKMKEVWAVQLDLLAELMRVCEAHGIQYYADAGTLLGAVRHRGYIPWDDDLDVMMMRPDYEKLCAAASGEFRDPYFFQTQETEPGTLREHAQLRNSMTTGIRESEARWRLPFNQGIFLDIFPIDNVPDDDQDFLLQCRTADTLIRKARTRALYKDRYVKDSPNPLRKAAKAAAHAVLAGPLRKVDFYEKYYRDYIREVTKYDGQPTTRVAKYFNGLMTEKDRRRRVWERSWFDTTVMLPFEMMEIPAPGGYLELLDRFYGDWKTPVRGTATHGGVIYDTSRSYKEYLRDE; this is encoded by the coding sequence GGACTATACGGTTCCGGCGAAAATGAAGGAGGTATGGGCTGTGCAGCTCGACCTTCTCGCAGAGCTGATGCGCGTTTGCGAGGCGCATGGCATTCAGTACTACGCGGACGCGGGAACGCTGCTCGGCGCGGTGCGGCACAGGGGCTATATTCCGTGGGACGATGATCTGGATGTCATGATGATGCGTCCGGATTACGAAAAACTCTGTGCGGCTGCCTCCGGGGAGTTTCGTGATCCGTATTTCTTTCAGACCCAGGAGACTGAACCCGGGACGCTGAGGGAGCACGCGCAGCTGCGAAACAGCATGACGACGGGCATACGGGAGAGCGAGGCGCGCTGGAGGCTGCCGTTCAATCAGGGAATCTTTCTTGATATTTTTCCGATCGACAATGTGCCGGACGACGATCAGGATTTTCTTCTTCAGTGCCGGACGGCGGACACTCTGATCCGGAAGGCGCGGACGCGGGCGCTGTACAAGGACCGGTATGTGAAGGACAGTCCGAACCCGCTGCGGAAGGCGGCCAAGGCCGCCGCGCATGCGGTCCTTGCTGGACCGCTCCGGAAGGTGGATTTTTATGAGAAGTATTACAGGGATTACATCCGGGAAGTGACGAAATATGACGGCCAGCCGACGACGCGCGTAGCGAAGTATTTCAACGGGCTGATGACGGAGAAGGACCGGCGCCGCCGCGTGTGGGAGCGGTCCTGGTTCGACACAACCGTGATGCTGCCGTTTGAGATGATGGAGATCCCGGCTCCGGGCGGTTATCTTGAGCTGCTGGATCGGTTTTACGGAGACTGGAAGACGCCGGTCAGGGGGACGGCGACACACGGCGGCGTGATCTATGACACGTCGCGTTCTTACAAGGAGTATCTGCGAGATGAGTGA
- the larB gene encoding nickel pincer cofactor biosynthesis protein LarB — protein sequence MNETKAILEQVADGRLSVEEAMLKLKTEPFVDVGYAKVDLHRAIRQGQGEVIYGESKTAEEIRGILEVMRSHGQERVLITRLSSDKAAFLQKTEPLDYHERARVGLIGGMPPADGLGRIVIATGGTSDLPVAEEAALTAAFYGNDVVRLYDVGVSGLHRLLAHAEEIMDASVLICIAGMEGALSSVIGGLADCPVIAVPTSVGYGASFHGLAALLSMLNSCASGVSVVNIDNGFGAGFLASRINHPKHCK from the coding sequence ATGAACGAGACGAAAGCGATACTGGAGCAGGTGGCGGACGGGCGTCTCAGCGTCGAAGAGGCGATGCTGAAGCTGAAGACGGAGCCGTTTGTCGATGTCGGCTACGCCAAGGTCGATCTTCACCGGGCCATACGGCAGGGACAGGGCGAGGTGATCTACGGCGAGAGCAAGACGGCGGAGGAGATCCGCGGGATTCTCGAGGTGATGCGCTCCCACGGGCAGGAGAGGGTGCTGATCACCCGGCTTTCTTCTGACAAGGCGGCTTTTCTTCAGAAGACGGAGCCGCTGGACTATCATGAGCGGGCGCGGGTCGGACTGATCGGCGGGATGCCGCCGGCGGACGGGCTGGGCCGGATCGTGATCGCCACCGGGGGTACCAGCGATCTCCCGGTCGCCGAGGAGGCGGCGCTGACGGCTGCATTTTACGGAAATGACGTGGTCCGCCTGTACGACGTGGGCGTTTCGGGCCTGCACCGTCTGCTGGCCCACGCTGAAGAGATCATGGACGCTTCGGTTCTGATCTGCATCGCGGGCATGGAGGGCGCACTTTCCAGTGTCATCGGCGGACTGGCGGACTGCCCGGTGATCGCCGTGCCGACCAGCGTGGGATACGGGGCGTCGTTTCACGGGCTGGCCGCGCTGCTGTCCATGCTGAACAGCTGCGCAAGCGGCGTCTCGGTCGTCAATATCGACAACGGGTTCGGCGCAGGCTTTTTAGCCAGCAGGATCAATCATCCGAAGCATTGTAAGTAG
- a CDS encoding SprT-like domain-containing protein, with amino-acid sequence MNQSRMERERYLSRVVRQCMKELDSIQVPYGHVVEVTVNTRARKRWGLCRKEADGFHISIADRLLDGNTEQGLRDTVMHELLHTCPMCNNHGAMWKHFAEVVNRELSCHIKRTDSNEDKGLPPEDTASQVLHQYHCDGCGQIIRKMRVCKFTRNYRSYTCGICGGHFVQDF; translated from the coding sequence ATGAATCAGAGCAGGATGGAGAGGGAGAGGTATCTCAGCAGAGTGGTCAGGCAGTGCATGAAGGAGCTGGACTCGATCCAGGTGCCGTACGGACATGTCGTCGAGGTGACCGTCAACACGCGTGCGCGGAAACGCTGGGGACTCTGCCGGAAGGAGGCGGACGGCTTTCACATCAGCATCGCCGACCGTCTGCTCGACGGAAATACGGAGCAGGGACTGCGGGATACGGTGATGCACGAGCTGCTCCATACCTGCCCGATGTGCAATAATCATGGCGCGATGTGGAAACATTTCGCGGAGGTGGTGAACCGCGAACTGAGCTGCCACATCAAACGGACGGATTCCAACGAGGACAAGGGACTTCCGCCGGAAGATACCGCGTCCCAGGTGCTTCATCAGTATCACTGCGACGGCTGCGGGCAGATTATCCGCAAGATGCGCGTCTGTAAATTCACGCGCAATTACCGGAGCTATACGTGCGGGATCTGCGGCGGCCACTTTGTTCAGGACTTCTGA
- a CDS encoding CapA family protein, whose protein sequence is MRRRKAGNRRNGVGIPETEQRRSRRLGAAVCAGLLLVLAGTVPAAGRGKAETGVRVLVGAGSAETAASGGHSPNTAAGYGGPRSFSFGSGTESRPVPSSAEAVSSFAEPVRSAASPALSVSPVPSASSAEAVPAPAESAVSTAEPAVSSAGTVPPAVPTASPAESAVSTAEAAASAAAAVSTSAASVSQAAEIPAVSSSAEKTADDTETVTLGFAGDINFAEGWPTTEKMDAQPDGILDCFSPDCIDTMRGFDLFMLNNEFTYSTRGSEVPKTYHFRSNPSRVENLKKLGVDLVLLANNHVFDYGTDALTDTLDTLTKAGIPEVGAGRNLEEAATPYYARINGRTIAYVAATKAEQYESAIHTQAATDTQPGVLACYDPSRFLEEIRAADANSDFVVASVHWGLEYDEHYSDDQRALAEQMVAAGADAVIGSHTHCLQGINLIDGAPVFYSLGNFWFNEKPLYSGMARISLRVPKDRTQPVTLTETAFLPCTQYDLHTDLVTDPERKQTILDHIAGLSNGDVTVSPDGIVKKTG, encoded by the coding sequence ATGCGGCGCAGAAAGGCGGGAAACAGGAGGAACGGCGTCGGTATTCCGGAGACGGAACAGCGGCGCAGCCGCCGCCTCGGGGCGGCGGTCTGCGCCGGATTGCTTCTGGTTCTGGCCGGGACGGTGCCTGCAGCCGGCCGGGGCAAAGCGGAAACCGGCGTGCGCGTGCTGGTCGGGGCCGGATCTGCGGAGACGGCCGCTTCCGGCGGGCACAGCCCGAATACGGCCGCGGGCTATGGCGGTCCGCGCAGTTTTTCGTTCGGCTCCGGGACGGAAAGCCGGCCGGTTCCGTCGTCCGCGGAGGCGGTTTCTTCCTTCGCGGAGCCAGTCCGTTCCGCGGCGTCACCTGCGCTGTCCGTGAGTCCGGTGCCATCTGCATCGTCCGCGGAAGCGGTTCCGGCGCCGGCGGAATCTGCCGTGTCGACCGCAGAACCGGCTGTGTCGTCCGCGGGGACGGTCCCGCCGGCCGTGCCGACGGCTTCCCCGGCGGAATCCGCCGTATCGACCGCGGAAGCGGCTGCATCGGCTGCCGCAGCGGTTTCCACGTCGGCTGCGTCCGTTTCTCAGGCTGCGGAGATACCGGCGGTTTCCTCCTCCGCGGAGAAAACGGCGGACGACACGGAGACAGTCACACTCGGCTTTGCCGGCGACATCAACTTCGCGGAAGGGTGGCCGACGACAGAGAAGATGGACGCGCAGCCGGACGGTATACTGGACTGCTTCTCGCCGGACTGCATCGACACGATGCGCGGGTTCGATCTGTTCATGCTGAACAACGAGTTCACCTACAGCACCCGGGGCAGCGAGGTGCCGAAGACCTATCATTTCCGCTCCAATCCTTCTCGTGTGGAAAATCTGAAGAAGCTGGGCGTCGACCTTGTCCTTCTGGCGAACAACCATGTCTTCGACTACGGCACCGACGCGCTGACGGACACGCTGGATACGCTCACGAAGGCGGGCATTCCGGAGGTGGGCGCCGGCCGGAACCTTGAGGAGGCGGCCACTCCGTACTATGCGCGGATCAACGGCCGGACGATCGCCTATGTGGCGGCGACGAAGGCGGAACAGTATGAGTCTGCGATCCACACTCAGGCGGCGACGGATACGCAGCCGGGTGTCCTCGCCTGCTATGATCCGTCGCGCTTTCTCGAGGAGATCCGGGCGGCGGACGCAAACAGCGATTTCGTTGTGGCCAGCGTTCACTGGGGCCTTGAGTACGATGAACACTACAGCGATGACCAGCGCGCACTGGCGGAGCAGATGGTAGCGGCCGGCGCGGACGCGGTCATAGGGTCGCACACGCACTGCCTGCAGGGAATCAATCTGATCGACGGAGCACCGGTCTTCTACAGTCTGGGGAATTTCTGGTTCAACGAAAAGCCTCTGTATTCCGGCATGGCACGCATTTCGCTTCGGGTGCCGAAGGATCGCACGCAGCCGGTCACGCTGACGGAGACGGCTTTCCTGCCGTGCACCCAGTACGATCTGCATACGGATCTGGTGACGGACCCGGAACGGAAACAGACGATTCTTGATCATATCGCCGGGCTTTCCAACGGCGATGTGACGGTTTCGCCGGACGGGATAGTAAAAAAAACCGGATAA
- a CDS encoding adenylyltransferase/cytidyltransferase family protein → MSETKKKYRIGYTTGAFDMFHAGHLAILKRAKEQCDYLIVGVSSDALIEQYKHKTPIVPLEDRMAIVGAIRYVDQVVVQENMDKFAAWKTYHYDALFHGDDWKGTDLYRSIEEKLKAVGVDVVFLPHTPGVSTTILTEIIRRRV, encoded by the coding sequence ATGAGTGAAACGAAGAAGAAATACCGGATCGGCTACACGACGGGGGCCTTTGACATGTTCCACGCAGGCCATCTCGCGATCCTCAAACGCGCGAAGGAGCAGTGCGACTATCTGATCGTTGGCGTCTCGAGCGACGCGCTGATCGAACAGTACAAGCACAAGACGCCGATTGTTCCGCTTGAGGACCGGATGGCGATCGTAGGCGCGATCCGCTATGTGGATCAGGTTGTCGTGCAGGAGAATATGGATAAGTTCGCCGCGTGGAAGACCTATCATTACGACGCACTGTTTCACGGTGATGACTGGAAGGGGACGGATCTCTACCGCTCCATCGAGGAGAAGCTGAAGGCGGTCGGCGTGGACGTCGTCTTTCTTCCGCATACGCCGGGCGTCTCCACAACGATCCTGACCGAGATCATCCGGCGGAGAGTATGA